The genomic interval GTTTGCCGCTTTTTTGGTCTTGTTTTAATACTATTTTGACCTTAATGCCTTGCTTTATATTCAATATTTTCCCATCCATAGGTAGGTAGGTATTTTATTTATTAACATAACTATGCTTATACCGACCCGCATAATACTCCAAAATTGCTATTTGTGCCCATATAAGACGCCTCCAGAAATACACCAATTGTCGCTATAATCCATGCTAAGTGCATCTGTTTTGAAGAAATGCTGTTTTATCATGGCGCGTTATATGGATCGGCATATAATCCTCTCTAAAATTATCTTCGAACGTACCCTAAGAGTTGAACTGCTATTGAAGAATCATAAAGTGAAGGCGGTATTTAAAGGTCGGCCGGTGACGGTTACCGTATCCAAACGTCCTATCGGCACACTATAAATCCTCTGGTCGCAATCCGGTATGTTTCGAAATGCGTGAAAGCATCTTAGGGCCGATTTCCTCTTTGTCATGAAAAGCAAAAGTGTAATCTGGATATCCCGATCTTGATAGGACCTTGTGCGAGGAACCCGATTCGCGTTTGACCACCCACCCTATTCGTAGTAGAGCAGCAAGCACTTGCCTCGCGCGTGTGCTCGGCCAGGTACTTATGCGGCCGCAAAGGTAATGTTTTGTAAATCTGGGCTTTCTTCGCCGTGTTCGAGGCGATCAGCTATAACGCGCAAAGCAAGTGCTTGAGCCTTTGCCCTTGCCTCATTTGGCGTCTGTCCGTAAGCCATTACACCGGGAAGTTCAGCGATTTCAGCTAACCATCGCCCATCAACTTCTTGTTCAACTTGTAGAACCAATCTCATATCCTCACCTCTTACACGTTCGCTCTTTAATTTTATCATATTTTTCAATAGGTTTGTTTGGTTTCCTTACTTCGAAGACCTAACGCTCGGGCGTCAGTCGCCCTATTGACTGCAAGACCAGCGAATACTTCCCTTTGTTGACTACGCGCGTTGGTTAGGCCACGGACTCTTCGTTGACATCCCAACCTGGAAACAATAACACTGCAGGATGACACTTTAGAGCGCGAGCAAGAGCCTTTGCACGCTCAACTCCAAGATTTACTCGATCGTTCTCTATTGCAGAAATTGTTGACTGGGGGATCTTTGTCAAGCTTGAGAGTTCATTTTGACTTAGACCTTGAAGTTCTCGGATAATACGTACAGATTCACCAATTGAGACATCAAGAGTCTTCGTCGCTTTACGATATTCCTTGAGATTCATATTTTTACCTCCTTCGATAGTCGTGAGCAGTTATATCAATCACTAAGACAATAACTTCTTGAGAAACCACTTTATAAATCAGCCGATACTGGTATCCCAATCTAGAAGCTCGATGTCCTTTATGTTCACCATGTAAAGCTTCATCATGGAATCCCTTGATGAGTCTGAGCCCCTCCGGTCCCGTTATTCTTACAATATCTTTCCATTTTTCATAACGTTTGAGGACCTGAATAGGTAATTGTTCCATCTCTTTAGCAACGCGCCGGTGCTCATAAATTTCCCACATATCATAAATGTACTATACCATATTGTGTATGTCAAGCAGCCTCTCCGCCTAACGCCCCGAGTTGAGCTGCTGCCCGTAGGGCTGAGGGGTAAACGGGGACCAGATACTTTGGCAACCTGATGCAAAAGGAATATCCACGTTTTCGTTATTGGGGCGGTCATAATTGGATAATGTTACAAGTCCGGCCAGATTAATAGCATCCACCCACAAATTAACAACTTCAATTCCTGTACGTTCATCGGTGTTGTCAATGGTTTCCCAAATCAAGGATTCAGCTTCCGCAGCGTGGGCACCGATATTTTCGTAAAAAGCTTGTCCGAGGACGGCGTTTTTCTTAAACCTCTCTTTTCGGCCAGAAAACGGCCTGCGGTTTTCGATGGAGCCTTGAATCCCAAATAACATGATGCCCCGCTACACCCGGCATTTTGAGCGGGAAGGCAGCCCGGTTTACCATTTGCAATCACGTTCAACTGAACATGCACGTCCATGGTTCGTTTTCAGGAATTACTGCATCGGCAGGGGGCGGTGCATGCAAACGACCATCCTGTGGACGGCATCTTTACCGGGAGATGCTGAAGCAATCGATTTAGACTGTCTTTTACTTTTCGGGCATCCATTCCTTTATCCATTTTTCTGCAATCAAGCCATGAACGATAAAAGGGTCTTTTTCGATTATCGCCGTAGCATCTGCAAGGCCCATAGCCTCAAAAGATATTAAGCCACCACTTCTGTCGGCAAATGGTCCCCCGATATACTTTTCAAAATTATTATTTTTCCAATATGCAATATGAGCGGGAACAACTTCCCGAATTTTGTCAGGGTCGTTTTTCATGAAATAGAAAAAGTCAATACAAATAGACATTGTTGTTTCTCCTTATGAATTTGTTCGGGCATAACGGCTGGCGTTAGTGGCAGTGGGGCGGGCGTGTACTCGCTCCGCGAGCAGGATTCTGCTTGGGCGTAGCATAAATCCAATTTAGCGGGGTGAATCCCCACTGTCCACTGCACGCTTTGTTAGCCTGCTTTAACAATTCAGAATAGCAATCGCGCTATGTACCATACTTGCCCATTTATCAGAGCCCAAGCAATCATAGGTCCGACTACGTTTCGGGTGTATTTGTAGATAAGACCCAGAACAAGAAAAATCGCACTAGTATAGATGGCGTTCGATATGTTTGTGGTTAAGATGTGTATCAGAGCAAAGAGCAAAACGGTTATGATGAGTCCCCAGGGATTTGCTCTCATCCTGCTCTTGAATATGTTGTCGGTATTGACGACTAGCCAAACGAAGAAGAAAACCTCCAATGGCCCCCAGGCGATTA from Verrucomicrobia bacterium CG1_02_43_26 carries:
- a CDS encoding transcriptional regulator → MNLKEYRKATKTLDVSIGESVRIIRELQGLSQNELSSLTKIPQSTISAIENDRVNLGVERAKALARALKCHPAVLLFPGWDVNEESVA
- a CDS encoding HicB family protein, with protein sequence MRLVLQVEQEVDGRWLAEIAELPGVMAYGQTPNEARAKAQALALRVIADRLEHGEESPDLQNITFAAA
- a CDS encoding addiction module toxin — encoded protein: MWEIYEHRRVAKEMEQLPIQVLKRYEKWKDIVRITGPEGLRLIKGFHDEALHGEHKGHRASRLGYQYRLIYKVVSQEVIVLVIDITAHDYRRR